A genomic region of Methanomassiliicoccales archaeon contains the following coding sequences:
- a CDS encoding DUF211 domain-containing protein, giving the protein MKPGPGEEVTDIRRLVLDVLKPHHPSIVDLARKLSTLEGVSGVNCTLEEVDQETESIKITIEGAAVDFEVVEQAISETGAVIHSVDSVSAGKKLVEEVGTPQDR; this is encoded by the coding sequence TTGAAGCCTGGACCGGGAGAAGAAGTGACGGACATCCGCAGACTGGTGCTGGACGTATTGAAGCCCCATCATCCATCGATCGTGGATCTAGCTCGCAAGCTGAGCACCCTGGAAGGCGTTTCCGGGGTCAACTGCACCCTGGAAGAGGTCGACCAGGAGACGGAGAGCATCAAGATCACCATCGAGGGTGCGGCCGTGGACTTCGAGGTTGTTGAGCAAGCCATCTCCGAGACGGGAGCGGTAATCCATTCCGTCGATTCCGTATCCGCGGGCAAGAAACTGGTCGAGGAAGTCGGGACGCCTCAGGACCGCTGA
- a CDS encoding metallophosphoesterase family protein, with the protein MKIAVISDIHSNLHALKEVLKDVDARGIQEIVCAGDLVGYGAFPNEVVEELRTRNTTCIYGNHDLAVVRINPVGMNPNAAAAVNWTSKNISAQAADYLKGLKSHAHLRIGEKEVGLYHGSPRDDDEYLYEGDAVPELLEMAQCQVLITGHTHVPYIKVTSRGMLVNPGSVGQPRDFDPRASYFIFDEKEMSFISRRLAYDVKSASQAIIEAGLPSFLGTRLAEGI; encoded by the coding sequence GTGAAGATTGCCGTCATCTCCGACATTCATTCCAATCTCCATGCTTTGAAGGAGGTATTGAAGGATGTGGACGCTCGTGGCATACAGGAGATTGTCTGCGCGGGAGACCTGGTGGGCTACGGGGCATTCCCGAACGAGGTTGTGGAAGAACTGCGGACGCGCAATACCACCTGCATATACGGCAACCACGACCTGGCGGTGGTCCGCATCAACCCGGTGGGCATGAACCCCAACGCCGCTGCGGCGGTCAATTGGACGTCCAAGAACATCTCTGCTCAAGCGGCTGACTATCTCAAGGGCCTCAAGTCGCATGCCCATCTGAGGATCGGCGAGAAAGAGGTCGGTCTGTATCATGGCTCTCCAAGGGATGATGATGAGTATCTCTACGAGGGAGATGCAGTACCAGAGCTCTTGGAAATGGCCCAATGTCAGGTGCTCATCACCGGGCACACGCACGTTCCTTACATCAAGGTCACGAGCAGAGGCATGCTTGTGAACCCGGGATCTGTGGGGCAGCCGCGCGATTTCGATCCCCGAGCCAGCTACTTCATCTTCGATGAGAAGGAGATGAGCTTCATCTCCCGTAGGTTGGCATACGACGTTAAAAGCGCCT
- a CDS encoding NAD(P)H-hydrate dehydratase: MLPIKEFSVLDINAEHLGVPTSFLMDNAGRAVADLVTERFGDNKRILVVCGAGNNGGDGFVAAKHLKERNRVQVVMAKRADDISTLIARDAYEEVKDLVVARHDVDFDEQDVIVDALLGTGATGSVREPYAKLISKINRSPAKIVSVDVPSGLGARPRIKPHITVTFHDLKEGMNERNSGDIVVADIGIPEEAQRFVGPGEFAYYPIPSPDSHKGMNGRVLIIGGGPYSGAPALAGFGAFGIKVDLVHIATPERTYLPIASYSPNFIVHSLPGERLTSKHVPLLKRLTEKVDAVLIGPGLGDATETKEAIRQYIRSCKKPMVIDADGIAAVAEDLDVLQNKTGVVTPHAREFELLTRKKLPSVYEERAKPARELSRRIGLTVLIKGRLDVIADDQRWKLNRTGNAGMSVGGTGDVLAGEVAGLLSRGVAPFDAARIAAFTNGYAGDLAYEEKGFSLLATDVAAKVPLVIKPFIDRFL, from the coding sequence ATGCTGCCTATCAAGGAGTTCTCCGTCCTGGACATCAACGCCGAGCATCTGGGCGTGCCTACCAGCTTCCTCATGGACAATGCGGGAAGAGCGGTCGCCGACCTGGTGACGGAGCGCTTCGGAGACAACAAGCGCATCCTGGTGGTCTGCGGCGCCGGCAACAACGGCGGTGACGGCTTCGTGGCAGCGAAGCATCTCAAGGAACGCAACCGGGTGCAGGTGGTCATGGCCAAGAGGGCGGACGATATCTCCACGCTGATCGCCCGCGACGCCTACGAAGAAGTCAAGGACCTGGTCGTGGCCCGCCATGACGTCGATTTCGATGAGCAGGATGTGATCGTGGATGCTCTGTTGGGCACTGGGGCGACTGGGTCGGTCCGAGAGCCCTACGCCAAGCTCATCTCGAAGATCAACCGCTCCCCGGCCAAGATCGTCTCGGTGGACGTGCCATCCGGGCTGGGAGCGCGGCCTAGGATCAAGCCACACATCACGGTCACCTTCCACGACCTCAAGGAGGGTATGAACGAGAGGAACTCCGGAGACATCGTTGTCGCGGATATCGGCATACCCGAGGAGGCCCAGAGGTTCGTCGGGCCAGGGGAGTTCGCATACTATCCAATTCCTTCCCCGGATTCGCATAAGGGCATGAACGGTAGAGTGCTCATCATCGGCGGCGGCCCTTACTCTGGCGCTCCGGCCCTGGCCGGTTTCGGAGCGTTCGGTATCAAGGTGGACCTGGTGCACATCGCCACTCCTGAACGGACGTATCTGCCCATCGCCTCCTATTCGCCCAACTTCATCGTTCATTCCTTGCCTGGAGAGAGACTGACATCCAAGCACGTTCCGCTGCTCAAGCGGCTGACAGAGAAGGTGGATGCGGTGCTCATCGGGCCGGGCCTTGGTGACGCTACCGAGACCAAGGAAGCCATCCGCCAGTACATCCGATCTTGTAAGAAGCCGATGGTCATAGATGCGGATGGGATCGCCGCCGTGGCCGAGGACCTGGACGTCCTGCAGAACAAGACCGGGGTGGTGACGCCCCATGCCCGGGAGTTCGAACTTTTGACCAGAAAGAAGCTTCCTTCCGTTTATGAGGAGAGGGCGAAACCGGCCCGGGAGCTCTCCCGCCGCATCGGTCTGACGGTACTGATCAAGGGACGCCTGGACGTCATCGCCGATGATCAGCGCTGGAAACTGAACCGGACCGGCAATGCGGGCATGAGCGTGGGCGGCACGGGCGATGTGCTCGCCGGAGAGGTGGCGGGACTGCTTTCGCGAGGTGTCGCTCCGTTCGACGCCGCGCGCATCGCTGCCTTCACCAACGGCTACGCCGGAGATCTGGCGTACGAAGAGAAGGGCTTCAGTCTCCTGGCGACCGATGTCGCCGCCAAGGTGCCATTGGTGATCAAACCGTTCATTGATAGGTTTTTATAG
- a CDS encoding signal recognition particle subunit SRP19/SEC65 family protein, with translation MDEKRSWVLWPEYFDAGRTRATGRKVKKSLAVPNPTLEMMEKALAKLGLDYVLETEKSYPGAWYDKKGRVLVARTITKSQLLVRVGEALVRAQRS, from the coding sequence ATGGACGAGAAAAGGTCCTGGGTCCTGTGGCCTGAATACTTCGATGCAGGCCGGACCAGGGCCACCGGGCGCAAGGTGAAGAAGAGCCTGGCGGTGCCGAACCCTACTCTGGAGATGATGGAGAAGGCGCTGGCGAAGCTCGGCCTGGATTACGTCCTGGAAACGGAGAAATCCTATCCTGGGGCATGGTATGACAAGAAGGGTAGGGTGCTCGTCGCCAGGACGATCACTAAATCCCAATTGTTGGTCAGGGTGGGCGAGGCCCTGGTGCGCGCTCAGCGGTCCTGA